A part of Desulfobacterales bacterium genomic DNA contains:
- a CDS encoding Ig-like domain-containing protein: MRHTTWNNPAYTATLTIEPGVEVRFNTGTGLYIGADGCYGALSAQGTAGSPIIFTSNAASPAPGNWKGIKFEDTTNDGLSRLEHCIVEYGGNTNNANIYVYRANPTLKANIIRHSSVHGIRLYSSSPQITNSSITNTGQACIYLEGTSNPTIGGTGVGNVIADIGTYPIYCVDANSHPAVIENSISDYGSHAMRMPARMNVRGNTYAGTGSRSIVVLGENVTADTTWRNEIPRYIVTGDVRVRHTTWNNPAYTATLTIEPGVEVRFNTGTGLYIGADGCYGALSAQGTAGSPIIFTSNAASPAPGNWKGIKFEDTTNDGLSRLEHCIVEYGGHTNNADIYLYHAKPVIQYNTFRNSSHSGIYVNGTGSNGATLRCNNLKDNRYGIYIAGNALPSILNNNFLTSQIDGLYNAGGVQVKAENNWWGDANGPNFNGDSTYGSVDFSPWLKAESDCITSPPTNMSPYAPKTPAPANGAVRVPVVSDGQPIAVNLGWVGSDPNPWDTLMYDVYFGTAADSLVKVAENLAAAQFAKSDLAQGIIYYWQVIARDNSGAETAGPVWHFTTLGSPPDLVVTEITWNPAVDIAAGQTVTITATIANSGEGPVVDGFQVNFKVDGVSIGAQSVSPVIATGASFQLSRTWTATVGTHTVEVAADSTNTVVETFDNNNSLTATMPSVSDPSPPLLVSSSPAVGSSLSLASKIIVTLADEYGTVDDAAVIASFIVTAGGQPIDGSVAESSDQFTFTPASAPLADGIYQVAFTAADIAGNTKAYSFSFTVDGQPPIKPVITGGSIYSGVIHVRPYADNRSKTAAVTLTGARESNTAVWVNAVKKVNIGSGDWSTGLTLAQGGNALEIWLTDAAGNRGPSEWVDIFVDSVAPALTGLIAPPNNSFVNVPPATVKIGFQEAGSGLDLNGSALAIKDSSFVEVEGSWSVSANQLVFTPAVTFQDSNYNLNIQLKDHLTNQSAAAAYHFTVDTLAPVKPVVNPVTSPTFNPNQTISGAKAPYDAILLNGQEIIGNTSATAWQYSAVLASGTNTFTFTAGDRAGNVSEATIVEIVYDDVAPDAVAILTVNGAGSGTTAVLNWTYNETFHGDIAAYRIFYETAAFDTVSALTVRAVVNAGAFTKTFQDLTRNGAYYFAVVPVDVMGNFTDSVIPVAVTLSDILPPAEVTNLAVQSFADRLIFTWTHSTSSDLSGYKVYFNSAPDGISLSADRNTYEQTGLNAATAYPFKVTAIDTDANESSGAAVTGYTFLPHPGNLSADPKSGYVDLSWSNIEKSQYLKHYRVYVSESNFSSVEGMTPKLTVTAATAKAAGLSNNVPYFFAVTSVNLSGGEDKTVAAITATPVPDLIGPEMVNLKVNGAVLTDGYTLTVPGSFSLDAVDPAGVSRVEFYLDGVLVRTDYSPAYTWFWNIVESSDGSHSLTIKAYDTLGNSAEATYSITVALAVPAAPVISQPISGTLTNKAAVTVSGSGPKYSDIIFFMNDVETGPVAAVDGAGNFSAVLTLAEGENRIQAAARNRAGTGPFSATVLVTLDTSLPQAPTGLTALALSGGQVRLTWQKPLDNVSGYNLYRAAADFSNPAQATRVNANMIATTTFTDLPSADGVYYYRVATLDSAGNESELSAPASAASDRTPPRAVSIAYSPRGKVDPVSGRMAPGSVDILLTVSEALQAAPFLTLTPENGVPATVTLGKATSTTYAGVFVITTAMPSGTAYAVFSARDAVGNRGTEISAGASIKIDTAGPAVTRLVIWPNDPVKTDAQNPVSVIMTIGLNEKVKPGTAPVLSYLLSQPGRDIIEITGLSDIGAQSGDVQTWQGTFALPDDAGLSEAETLEFLYQGADDLDNLNDRILADHQFQVYQGDLPPLAAPEGLKAEVLSGGRVRLTWNAVEEAVGYQLYRQGPGETELAVLSRVDGAVEFIDSPPADGIYLYAAASIRAENDQEALSGMCPPITVNSDSVAPGAPANLSLVLVSQGIRAAWDPPAYTEPVTYSIYRSSAAEIISVAGLTPLAVGITQTVVIDPHPSQSDHSYVVTAVDAAGNESAPSNSVYLNFSLLPVSSLTVVQADTDVPMVSWTHGGADIAGYDIYLGPDAQRSKLNAALLTATSFTDVGYSQDERRYTLVAMDANGIESLGRSITLPVMQAEFAAGARLKRGIMNQLSYSVKNLSAAPVSNARLKVNVNGKDHVSESFSLQPPASSLIPVIVGGYSDMEDIEPLTTTIEVTPNAGEIVKIIRTSQIEVGDGMLVLQIANDELVRGGKGAVRFTLENSSDAEVEIITAQSSGGAPSNEVVFSLLDRDNNVLSTQKFKQTIGSMIVGLSNGNIVARIPAGATFASSPVNISVPSGAPDDVTIRLSIANLYYHHGKSDQVKMNGLSGSYGVTLADTAYTGTVTSITPESSTGDSDVKISGRTVARADASPMPNVALKLVITLNGFERTYNVYTDADGNFTHTFTPLAGEAGVYSVRAVHPDLTDKPVHGAFTISRVAVTPAAINLSIPKNYEQNVNIQAAAGDGTAVTNLGLEPVGAAPAGVHLTIGAPIAALYARQTGTLNPVVGAPVKPAGSSE, from the coding sequence GCAGATAACCAACTCCAGCATCACCAACACCGGTCAGGCCTGCATTTACCTGGAAGGAACCTCCAACCCGACCATCGGCGGTACGGGCGTCGGCAATGTGATTGCCGATATCGGAACCTATCCGATTTACTGCGTGGATGCCAACAGCCACCCGGCCGTAATCGAAAACAGCATATCCGATTACGGTTCTCACGCCATGCGGATGCCGGCGCGCATGAATGTGCGCGGAAATACCTATGCGGGCACCGGCAGCCGATCCATCGTGGTGCTGGGGGAGAATGTCACGGCCGATACCACCTGGCGAAACGAAATCCCCCGTTACATAGTTACCGGTGATGTCAGGGTGCGGCATACTACCTGGAACAATCCGGCCTATACGGCGACGCTGACGATTGAGCCGGGGGTGGAGGTGCGCTTTAATACCGGCACGGGTCTTTATATCGGTGCGGACGGGTGTTACGGTGCGCTGTCGGCCCAGGGTACGGCGGGATCTCCCATCATCTTTACTTCCAATGCGGCCTCCCCGGCGCCGGGCAACTGGAAGGGAATTAAATTTGAAGACACTACCAATGATGGTTTAAGCCGGCTGGAGCACTGCATTGTCGAGTACGGCGGCCATACCAACAATGCCGATATTTATCTTTACCATGCCAAACCCGTTATTCAGTACAACACCTTCCGTAACAGCAGCCATTCCGGCATTTATGTCAATGGCACCGGCAGCAACGGCGCGACCCTGCGCTGCAACAATTTAAAAGACAACCGGTATGGTATTTATATTGCCGGCAATGCTCTGCCTTCGATTCTCAACAACAATTTTCTGACCAGCCAGATTGATGGCCTTTACAACGCCGGCGGCGTGCAGGTAAAGGCCGAGAACAACTGGTGGGGGGACGCCAACGGCCCCAACTTTAACGGCGATTCCACCTACGGGTCCGTGGATTTTAGTCCTTGGTTAAAGGCAGAGAGCGATTGCATTACCTCACCGCCCACTAACATGTCCCCCTATGCTCCCAAAACCCCCGCTCCGGCAAACGGCGCCGTGCGGGTGCCGGTGGTCAGCGACGGGCAGCCCATTGCAGTAAACCTTGGCTGGGTCGGCAGCGATCCCAATCCCTGGGACACCCTGATGTATGATGTCTATTTCGGAACGGCCGCGGACAGTCTGGTGAAGGTGGCCGAAAACCTTGCAGCCGCCCAGTTTGCCAAGTCGGACCTGGCCCAGGGGATCATCTATTACTGGCAGGTGATTGCCCGGGATAATAGCGGCGCTGAAACCGCCGGCCCGGTCTGGCACTTTACCACCCTGGGGTCTCCGCCGGACCTGGTGGTGACCGAAATCACCTGGAATCCCGCTGTTGATATCGCCGCCGGCCAGACGGTTACCATTACCGCCACCATTGCCAACAGCGGCGAAGGCCCGGTGGTGGACGGGTTTCAGGTCAATTTCAAGGTCGACGGGGTGAGCATCGGCGCTCAGTCCGTCAGCCCGGTGATTGCAACAGGCGCAAGTTTTCAGCTCAGCCGCACCTGGACCGCCACCGTCGGGACTCACACCGTCGAAGTCGCGGCCGACAGCACCAATACCGTGGTTGAAACCTTTGACAACAACAACAGCCTGACGGCAACGATGCCGTCTGTCAGCGATCCCTCGCCGCCCTTACTGGTTTCAAGCAGCCCGGCGGTTGGAAGCAGCCTGTCGCTGGCAAGCAAAATCATTGTAACCCTTGCGGATGAGTACGGCACGGTGGATGACGCCGCCGTGATCGCAAGCTTTATTGTCACCGCCGGCGGTCAGCCGATAGACGGCAGCGTGGCCGAAAGCAGCGATCAGTTCACCTTTACCCCTGCAAGCGCACCCCTTGCCGACGGCATCTATCAGGTTGCTTTTACGGCCGCTGATATCGCCGGCAACACCAAAGCGTACAGCTTTTCCTTTACAGTGGACGGCCAGCCGCCCATCAAACCCGTTATTACCGGCGGCAGCATTTATAGCGGCGTGATCCATGTGCGGCCCTATGCGGACAACCGCTCCAAAACAGCGGCGGTGACCTTAACCGGCGCCCGTGAAAGCAACACGGCGGTGTGGGTCAATGCCGTAAAAAAAGTCAATATCGGTTCGGGCGACTGGTCCACCGGTTTGACCCTGGCCCAGGGCGGCAACGCCCTTGAGATCTGGCTGACGGATGCGGCCGGAAACCGCGGGCCGTCCGAATGGGTCGATATTTTTGTGGATTCTGTGGCCCCGGCCCTTACCGGCCTGATCGCGCCGCCAAACAACAGCTTTGTCAATGTGCCGCCCGCGACGGTTAAGATCGGCTTTCAGGAGGCGGGCAGCGGCCTTGACCTGAACGGCTCGGCCCTGGCAATTAAAGACAGCAGCTTTGTGGAAGTTGAGGGAAGCTGGTCTGTCTCGGCAAACCAGCTTGTTTTTACCCCGGCCGTGACCTTTCAGGACTCCAATTACAATTTGAACATCCAGCTCAAGGATCATTTAACCAACCAGAGCGCAGCCGCTGCGTATCATTTTACGGTGGATACCCTCGCGCCGGTAAAACCCGTGGTAAACCCGGTCACCTCGCCGACCTTTAACCCCAACCAGACCATCAGCGGCGCCAAGGCCCCCTATGACGCCATATTATTAAACGGCCAGGAGATCATCGGCAACACCAGCGCGACTGCCTGGCAGTACAGCGCCGTCCTTGCAAGCGGCACCAACACCTTTACCTTTACGGCCGGGGACCGGGCCGGCAATGTCAGCGAAGCAACAATCGTTGAGATTGTTTATGACGATGTGGCCCCCGATGCGGTCGCGATCCTTACCGTCAACGGCGCCGGCAGCGGTACCACCGCAGTTTTAAACTGGACCTACAACGAGACCTTCCACGGCGACATTGCCGCATACCGGATCTTTTACGAGACTGCGGCCTTTGATACGGTTTCGGCTTTAACGGTCCGTGCCGTGGTCAATGCCGGCGCCTTTACCAAGACCTTTCAGGATTTAACTCGCAACGGCGCCTATTATTTTGCAGTGGTGCCCGTGGATGTGATGGGCAACTTTACGGACAGCGTCATCCCGGTGGCGGTAACCCTTAGCGATATCCTGCCCCCGGCCGAGGTCACCAATCTGGCGGTCCAATCCTTTGCCGACCGCCTGATCTTTACCTGGACCCATTCCACCTCAAGCGATCTTTCCGGCTACAAGGTTTACTTTAACAGCGCTCCTGACGGCATATCCCTGAGCGCCGATCGGAACACCTATGAGCAGACCGGACTTAATGCGGCCACCGCCTATCCCTTCAAAGTGACCGCCATCGATACGGATGCCAATGAAAGCAGCGGGGCTGCGGTGACCGGCTATACCTTCCTGCCCCACCCCGGGAATCTTTCCGCGGATCCCAAAAGCGGGTACGTGGACCTTTCCTGGAGCAATATCGAAAAGTCCCAGTACCTGAAGCACTATCGCGTGTATGTCAGCGAATCAAACTTTTCCTCGGTGGAAGGCATGACCCCGAAACTCACGGTCACGGCCGCAACGGCCAAGGCAGCCGGGCTCAGCAACAATGTGCCCTACTTTTTTGCGGTGACTTCCGTAAACCTTTCCGGCGGCGAAGATAAAACCGTCGCCGCCATTACGGCCACCCCGGTGCCGGACCTCATCGGTCCGGAGATGGTCAACCTCAAGGTCAACGGCGCGGTCTTAACCGACGGCTATACCCTCACGGTTCCCGGCAGCTTCAGCCTGGACGCGGTCGATCCGGCCGGGGTCAGCCGGGTGGAGTTTTACCTTGACGGCGTGCTGGTGCGCACCGATTACAGCCCGGCCTATACCTGGTTCTGGAATATCGTTGAATCCAGCGACGGCAGCCACAGCCTCACCATCAAGGCCTATGACACCCTGGGAAACAGCGCCGAGGCAACTTACAGCATCACCGTGGCCCTTGCCGTTCCTGCCGCGCCCGTTATCAGCCAGCCGATAAGCGGGACGCTTACCAACAAGGCGGCCGTTACGGTTTCCGGCAGCGGCCCCAAATACAGCGACATCATCTTTTTTATGAACGATGTGGAAACCGGACCAGTGGCGGCTGTTGACGGCGCCGGCAATTTCAGCGCCGTCCTGACCCTGGCAGAGGGTGAAAACCGCATCCAGGCTGCTGCCAGAAACCGGGCCGGGACCGGTCCTTTCAGCGCGACGGTCCTGGTGACCCTGGACACCAGCCTGCCCCAGGCCCCCACCGGCCTTACGGCCCTGGCGCTTTCCGGCGGGCAGGTGCGCCTGACCTGGCAAAAACCCCTGGACAATGTCAGCGGCTACAACCTCTACCGTGCGGCAGCGGACTTCAGCAACCCGGCCCAGGCAACCCGGGTCAATGCCAACATGATTGCCACCACGACCTTTACCGACCTTCCCTCTGCAGACGGCGTCTATTATTATCGCGTTGCCACGCTGGACAGCGCCGGAAATGAGAGCGAACTTTCCGCCCCTGCGTCTGCAGCCTCCGACCGCACCCCGCCCCGGGCCGTTTCCATCGCCTACAGTCCCCGGGGAAAGGTCGATCCGGTATCCGGCCGCATGGCGCCGGGCAGCGTCGATATCCTGCTTACCGTCAGCGAAGCGCTCCAGGCCGCGCCTTTTTTAACGCTGACGCCGGAAAACGGCGTGCCGGCGACCGTAACCCTCGGCAAGGCCACAAGCACCACCTATGCCGGCGTCTTTGTCATTACAACCGCCATGCCGTCGGGCACGGCCTATGCGGTGTTTTCAGCCCGGGATGCGGTTGGCAACCGCGGCACCGAGATCAGCGCGGGCGCATCCATTAAAATCGACACGGCCGGCCCGGCTGTCACGCGCCTGGTGATCTGGCCCAATGATCCCGTTAAAACCGACGCCCAAAACCCGGTCTCGGTGATCATGACCATCGGCTTAAATGAAAAGGTCAAACCCGGCACGGCGCCGGTACTCTCGTATCTTCTCTCTCAGCCCGGACGGGATATTATCGAAATCACCGGGCTTAGCGATATCGGCGCCCAGTCCGGCGACGTCCAGACCTGGCAGGGGACGTTTGCCCTGCCCGACGATGCCGGCCTTTCCGAAGCCGAGACCCTGGAGTTTCTCTATCAGGGGGCCGATGATCTGGACAACCTGAACGACCGCATCCTGGCAGACCACCAGTTCCAGGTCTACCAGGGAGACCTGCCGCCCCTGGCTGCGCCCGAGGGGCTTAAAGCAGAGGTGCTTTCCGGCGGACGCGTCCGGCTCACCTGGAACGCGGTGGAAGAAGCCGTGGGGTATCAGCTCTATCGCCAGGGGCCGGGGGAAACCGAGCTTGCCGTCCTTTCGCGTGTGGACGGCGCCGTTGAATTCATTGACAGCCCGCCGGCAGACGGCATCTATCTCTATGCGGCAGCCAGCATCCGGGCGGAAAACGACCAGGAGGCCTTAAGCGGCATGTGCCCGCCCATCACGGTAAACTCCGATTCGGTTGCACCCGGGGCCCCGGCTAATTTGTCCCTTGTGCTCGTTTCCCAGGGGATCAGGGCCGCCTGGGATCCGCCGGCCTATACCGAGCCGGTGACCTATTCGATTTACCGCTCGTCTGCGGCCGAGATCATTTCGGTGGCGGGTTTAACGCCGCTGGCCGTGGGCATCACCCAGACCGTTGTGATCGATCCCCATCCGTCCCAGTCCGATCACAGCTACGTGGTCACGGCCGTTGACGCCGCCGGCAACGAGTCGGCGCCGTCAAACTCGGTTTATCTCAATTTCAGCCTGCTGCCGGTTTCCAGCTTGACCGTGGTGCAGGCCGATACCGACGTGCCGATGGTCTCCTGGACCCATGGGGGCGCGGACATTGCGGGTTATGACATTTACCTGGGTCCGGATGCCCAGCGCAGCAAGCTGAATGCCGCCCTTTTAACGGCAACGTCTTTTACCGATGTGGGCTACTCCCAGGATGAGCGCCGCTATACCCTGGTGGCAATGGATGCCAACGGCATTGAAAGCCTGGGCCGCAGCATCACCCTGCCGGTCATGCAGGCCGAGTTTGCCGCCGGCGCGCGCCTAAAACGCGGCATCATGAACCAGCTTTCCTACAGCGTAAAGAACCTGTCTGCCGCCCCTGTTTCAAATGCGCGCCTTAAAGTGAATGTAAATGGAAAAGATCACGTTTCCGAAAGCTTCAGCCTTCAGCCTCCAGCCTCCAGCCTCATTCCCGTAATTGTTGGCGGCTACAGCGACATGGAAGATATCGAGCCGCTGACCACCACCATCGAGGTTACCCCCAATGCCGGCGAGATCGTTAAGATCATACGCACCTCCCAGATCGAGGTCGGCGACGGCATGCTGGTGCTTCAGATCGCAAATGACGAACTTGTCCGCGGCGGAAAGGGGGCCGTGCGCTTTACCCTCGAAAACAGCAGCGATGCCGAAGTCGAGATCATCACGGCCCAGAGTTCGGGGGGAGCGCCTTCAAACGAGGTGGTCTTCAGTTTGCTGGACCGCGACAACAACGTACTTTCCACCCAGAAGTTCAAGCAGACCATCGGAAGCATGATCGTGGGGCTTTCAAACGGCAATATTGTGGCGCGCATCCCGGCCGGGGCGACCTTTGCTTCATCCCCTGTCAACATCAGCGTGCCGTCCGGAGCGCCCGACGATGTCACCATCCGGCTCTCCATTGCAAATCTCTACTACCATCACGGAAAATCCGACCAGGTCAAGATGAACGGGCTTTCCGGCAGCTACGGCGTCACCCTGGCGGATACGGCCTACACCGGCACGGTCACTTCCATCACGCCCGAAAGTTCCACCGGCGACAGCGACGTGAAGATCAGCGGCCGGACCGTTGCCCGGGCCGATGCAAGCCCCATGCCCAACGTGGCCTTAAAGCTGGTGATCACCTTAAACGGGTTTGAGCGCACCTACAATGTTTATACCGATGCCGACGGCAATTTTACGCATACCTTTACGCCCCTTGCCGGCGAAGCCGGGGTCTACAGCGTGCGGGCGGTTCACCCGGATCTGACCGACAAACCGGTGCACGGCGCCTTTACCATCAGCCGGGTTGCCGTCACCCCGGCGGCGATCAATTTGAGCATTCCCAAAAACTATGAGCAGAACGTCAATATCCAGGCGGCGGCCGGCGACGGCACGGCGGTGACCAACCTGGGCCTTGAACCCGTGGGCGCGGCCCCGGCCGGCGTCCATCTGACCATCGGGGCGCCCATCGCGGCCCTTTATGCCAGGCAGACCGGCACACTGAACCCTGTAGTTGGTGCGCCGGTAAAACCGGCGGGAAGTAGTGAATGA
- a CDS encoding GIY-YIG nuclease family protein, which produces MKNDYYVYMYIDPRNNEEFYYGKGRGKRKFIHLKGTADSDKTQRIAEIRKAGSDPIIKVIAAGLTEDEAHLIETTLLWKLGRFTDNIASGNMSKKFRRKDTLHIDMPGFDFNNEIYRANVGEQKLKSKIGRKWEDCIKYGFLCAGGGNKWIDLIKSLNVGDILVVYLTGKGFVGIGRVKAKAVPAIDFKVKEKPILNINTLGKYDGNKNNLNNCQYMAKIKWIKTLDRDAAVKASGKGFNLRGALVSISKNSKMIQFINRELGTDLNKLAKK; this is translated from the coding sequence ATGAAAAATGACTATTACGTTTACATGTACATTGATCCAAGGAACAATGAGGAGTTTTATTACGGCAAAGGCAGAGGCAAAAGGAAATTCATCCATCTGAAAGGGACCGCTGATTCTGACAAGACTCAAAGAATCGCAGAAATCAGAAAGGCAGGGTCAGACCCCATAATAAAGGTTATCGCGGCGGGACTGACTGAAGATGAAGCGCACTTGATAGAAACCACACTGCTCTGGAAACTAGGCCGATTTACAGACAATATTGCGTCAGGGAATATGTCCAAAAAATTTAGGCGTAAGGACACGCTTCACATCGATATGCCAGGCTTTGATTTCAACAATGAAATTTACCGTGCCAATGTAGGTGAGCAAAAGCTTAAAAGCAAAATAGGTCGCAAATGGGAGGATTGCATAAAATACGGATTCCTCTGCGCTGGCGGGGGCAATAAATGGATAGATTTAATTAAAAGCTTAAATGTGGGTGACATTCTAGTCGTGTATCTTACAGGAAAAGGTTTCGTAGGAATAGGAAGAGTTAAGGCCAAGGCCGTTCCCGCAATAGATTTCAAGGTAAAGGAAAAACCCATCCTCAACATTAACACGCTCGGAAAATATGACGGCAACAAAAACAATCTGAACAATTGCCAATACATGGCAAAGATTAAATGGATTAAAACATTAGACAGGGATGCCGCTGTCAAGGCTTCAGGAAAAGGGTTCAACCTCAGGGGAGCATTAGTTTCCATATCCAAAAATTCGAAGATGATCCAGTTCATAAACAGAGAGTTAGGGACTGACCTCAACAAGTTAGCGAAGAAGTAA
- a CDS encoding type II toxin-antitoxin system VapC family toxin codes for MAFLFDTDAISELLRPHPARAYVKWIMKVAREEQFTSAVVIGELYKGAYRSQDRERHLTNIEQRVLPAVTVLPYDISIAKVFGKIRAHLEEIGTILPDADIQIAATAIGHNLELITGNLRHFSRITDLKLNNILTNSRN; via the coding sequence ATGGCTTTTCTCTTTGATACCGATGCAATTTCAGAACTCCTGCGCCCACACCCCGCAAGAGCCTATGTGAAATGGATCATGAAAGTTGCTCGTGAAGAGCAATTTACTAGTGCCGTTGTCATAGGCGAATTGTACAAAGGCGCCTACCGCTCCCAAGACCGTGAGCGACACTTAACCAATATAGAACAACGGGTTCTCCCCGCTGTCACCGTTTTACCTTACGACATAAGCATTGCGAAAGTTTTTGGCAAAATCCGAGCGCATCTTGAAGAGATTGGAACAATCCTTCCCGATGCGGATATTCAGATTGCTGCCACAGCCATAGGCCATAATTTGGAGCTTATAACCGGAAACCTTCGTCATTTTAGTAGGATTACCGACCTGAAGCTCAATAATATCCTCACAAATTCACGAAATTAA
- a CDS encoding type II toxin-antitoxin system Phd/YefM family antitoxin: MEKNISVAEAKATFSECIRSAEAGSAVLITRHGKPVAALVSPSDLEHLERLRKAGPESGLASIAGGWENSEELASILSASPRQGQRNIPDLEH, encoded by the coding sequence ATGGAAAAAAACATATCCGTGGCTGAAGCAAAAGCCACCTTTTCAGAATGCATCCGTTCAGCAGAAGCGGGTTCTGCCGTGCTCATCACCAGGCATGGCAAACCTGTCGCCGCACTTGTTAGCCCCAGTGACCTCGAACACCTTGAGCGTTTGAGAAAAGCAGGGCCAGAGAGTGGGCTTGCCAGTATTGCGGGTGGCTGGGAAAATAGCGAAGAACTGGCTTCAATTTTGAGCGCATCTCCTCGGCAGGGACAGCGAAATATCCCAGACCTGGAACATTGA